The segment AAAGCACTCGATCCCGCTTTCATCACCTCCGTGCATACCGCCACCGGCGAGCGAACCGCCGGAATAGCTCAACGAGGAGTCAACGATGCGCACAGCTCATGATCTGGTCGAATTGGCCAGGCCGCAGATCCACGAGGTACAGCTCAGCGAGGCACAAGCAACGATCAATGCCGCCGACGTGCTGATCGATGTCCGCGAGCCGGACGAGTACGCCAACGGCCATATCCCCGGCGCCATCAACATTCCGCGCGGCGTCCTTGAGTTCAAGCTCACGGCGACGCCGGAGCTGGCCGCACGCGACCTCCAGTTGTTCATCTATTGCAAGACCAGCGGCCGCGCTGCGCTTGCGGCGCTGTCGCTCAAGGAGATGGGCTATCTGAAGGTCAGTTCGCTCGCAGGCGGCTTCGATGCCTGGTCGGCCGCCGAAATGCCGATTGCCAAACCGGCCAGCATCGATTTCGATTGAGCGCTCAGACCACCGTAACGGAGCGATCATGAAGTCCACGCTAATCCTCGGCGCGCTCGCCATGCTGGCCGCCTCGCCCAGCTATGCCGAGCAACTGGAAGTCGTCCTCAAAGGCGTTCAGCACGACAAGGGGCAGCTGCGCGTCGGGCTGTATGCCGAACCGAAGACCTTCCGCAAGGAGCGCCTGGCGTTCGCCACGCAGCAGGCTGCGGCCAAGCAGGGTGAGGTCAGCGTCGTGTTCGACGATGTACCCCCTGGGCGTTACGCCATCATGGCGTATCACGACGAGAATTCGAATGGAGAGCTGGACAGGCGCTTCGGGATGTTTCCCACCGAGGGCTATGCCCTTTCGAACAACCCGAAAGTCATGGGGCCGCCAGCCTTCGACGACAGCGCCTTCGACGTCGGCAAGCAGCCGGCTCGCCTCGAGCTACAGATGCGTTATTGAGCCATGCAGGCTGCCGGCGGGATGGCCGGCAGCCCTAGCGGTCAGGCCTTGCGCCCGCAGGTATTGATGCCAAGCAGCGAATAGGCCGGGCAGACTCGGAACACGCCGGTGGCCAGCGGCAGCAGGCCGATCCAGCCCCAGGCACCGATGACGCCCGTCAAGGCAAGCACGATCAGCACCAGGCCGATAACGATCCGCGCGGCACGATCGATGGTTCCCACGTTGGTTTTCATGATGACCTCCCGAGGTCAGTGATTGCGCCGGTGCTCCAGCGCAGAGAACAGCGCCATGCCAGCCAGCATGGCTGCGACGAACAGCACGACCTGCCAGTAGCCGGTCAGCAACAGGACCAGGGCTGGCCCCGGGCAAATGCCGGCTAGCCCCCAGCCCACACCGAACAACAGGCTGCCACCGATTAGCCGGCCATCCAGCTCACGCTTGCTCGGCAAGGCCATCGGAGCCCCCAGCAGGCTGCGCGATCGGCGCTTGGCCCAGGCAAAGGGGACTATCGCCATGCCGATAGCGCCGAGCATGACCAGCGCGAGCGACGGGTCCCAGCGCCCGGCCAGATCGAGAAATCCCACGACCTTGGCCGGATCCGCCATGCCGGACAGCAGCAGCCCGAAGCCGAAAATCAGCCCGGCAGCGAATGCCATGAGTCTGCGCATGCTCAGCCTCCGAAAAGATGACGTAGAACAAAGACGGTGACGAATCCGGCCAGCATGAAGGCGAGTGTGGCCACGATCGAGCGCGGCGACAGGCGGGAGATGCCGCAAACCCCGTGGCCACTCGTGCAGCCAGAGCCGAAGCGCGTGCCCACGCCGACCAGCAGTCCGGCAATCAGAGTCCCCAGCCAGCCGACCTGAAATTCCGGCGCTGGCTGTTGCGCAAAAAGCCCCCAGATCAGCGGAGCCACGAGCAAGCCGAGCAAGAACAGCGCCTTTTCCTCGCGTCCTTCCGTCTGCCGCTCCAGCAGCCCACCCAGCAACCCACTGATACCGGCGATACGTCCGTTGAACAGCACGAAGATAGCCGCCGCCAGGCCGATCAGTAGACCGCCCGACAAGGCCGTCACCGGCGTGAAGCCCGCCCAATCAAGTGTCATGACTCTTTGCCCTCGCAGAACTGTTGATAGAGCGTTTCGATGACAGCCAGCGCCGGCGCGCTGCTGATCCGGTAATAGATCTGCTTGCCCTCGCGCCGCGTGGCAACGAGTTTTTCCCGGCGCAGCACACCGAGCTGCTGCGACAACGTGGGCTGCTGAATGCCGAGCAAGGCTTCGAGTTCGCTCACGTTGCGCTCGCCCTGGCAGAGCTGACACAGCAGCAGCAAGCGATCGGGGTTGGCTAGCGCCTTGAGCAGTTGGCCGGCCATCGCCGCATTGGCCCGCAGCTGTGCCATGTCGAGACTCGGCGAAGAATGGTCACTCATACATTCACCATAAATAATATATTTATTTATATATCGATAGACGCGACGCGTGTCAACTTGGCCGTAGCCACAGCTCGACACTGCCGCTAGGATGCGCGAACGCCGACGATCGCCAGGCGACCTGGCGCCTGCTCTTCCGCCACCCTGACAAGGTATATCCAGATGAACGACCAGCCTTCCAAGCTACCCGAGCAACAACAGGCGATGCTCAAGCGCCTAGCCAGGGTCGAAGGCCAGATTCGCGGCATTCAGGCGATGATCCGACGTGGAGAGGACTGCGAAGCGATCGCACAGCAGTTCTCTGCCGCTCGAAGCGCGCTGGACAAGAGTTATCGGCTGATGCTGACCTGCCTGCTGGAAGAGGCGCTGACCGACGGCAGCCAGGCGACCGGCGAAGCCCTGGAGCGGGTACGCACCATTTTCACCAAGTACACCTGAACGAACCGAGGCCCTCACGGCGAGCGCCTCTGGCAGAAACGAAAAAAGCGACCGTCTGGTCGCTTTTTTCTTGCCCTCATCAACTGCGAAGGCCATGTTTGGAGCGGGAAACGAGACTCGAACTCGCGACCCCGACCTTGGCAAGGTCGTGCTCTACCAACTGAGCTATTCCCGCAGAACTTGGCGTCCCCTAGGGGACTCGAACCCCTGTTACCGCCGTGAAAGGGCGGTGTCCTAGGCCACTAGACGAAGGGGACATTGCCCGGAACCTCTTGTTTTACAAGGGATTCCTCTAACCTGCCGCTTCCGCTTCGCGGTAATCGCTGCAAGTGGCGCGCATTCTATGGACGCCTCCCAGGACCGTCAACCCTCATGAGAAATTTTTTTTGCCCGTTCTTCTCCAGGCGGTGTGGAGGTATCAGCTTGCCATCTCAGCCTATACACTCGAACGCAAAAAACGGCCCGAGAAGGAGCCACGCATGTCCCCAGTCTTGATTGCAGCTTTGGTCATTGGCGGCGTCCTGCTTCTGATCGCCATCGGCTATATCAACCAGGTCGTCGAGCGTCACAAGCTGGAGAAGGCGAGGCTCAAAGCCGAACTGAACGATCGTCGTCGGCGCTGCCAACAGCTATCCGACAGCTTCCCTGGCCAGCTGATGACGCCAGCCCTCAAGCAACTCCTGACGCGCCTCGAGCTGGACGCCGGTGAAAAGCTGTTGCCACTGGACAAGACCGACGACGCCCTGCAGAGCAGGCTGCAAACCCTGCGCGCCGAGCGGGAAAAAGGCGAATCGGTCGAAGTGCGCAATGCGCCCTGCCAGATCGTTACCGAGGCGCAGGCCAAGGAAGTTCGCTTCATGCTCGAGGACCTGCACGCTCAGGTCGTCCGAGGCGCCAAGGATGGCGTCCTGAAGCAGGACGAAGCCAAGCAGTGGCTGCGCGAAATCCAACGCCTGCTGGTCAGGCTGCACATCGACTACTTCAACAACCTGGGCAAGCAGGCGCTGCAGCAGAACCTGCCGCAGCGCGCGCGGCTGGCCTTTGAACGCGCGGTCAACTACATCCGCAAGCAGCCCAAGCCTGTCGAATACCAGAGCCAGCTGCGCCAGCTGGAGGCCGCCCTGGCACATGCCGAGGCGCTGGTACTGCGCCAGGGCACGCCACAGCCCACCGAGCCAAGCATCCTCGCCGAAGGCATGAAGAGCTTTGACGACGATGATCTCTGGAAGAAGAACAATGTCTATTAAGCCTCGTGCCTGACGATAACAAAGAGGGAGAACATCATGTCACTGACGCTCTTCGGTGCGCCGCTTTCACCTTTCGTGCGCAAAGCCCGCCTCTGCCTTCAGGAGAAGGGCCTGGACTACACGCTTGAAGTGGTCATGCCCTTCACACCACCGGAGTGGTACCTGGCGCTCAACCCGCTGGGACGCATTCCCGCTCTCAAGGATGGCGACCTCAGCCTCGCCGACTCCAGCGTCATCTGCCAGTACATCGAAGAAGCCTATCCGCAGACCACTCCTCTTTATGGTGCCAGCGCGGCTGATCGGGCCCGTGTGCGCTGGCTGGAAAAGTACGCCGACTACGAGTTGGCGCCCCTGTGCACCTTCACCGTCTTCCGCAACCGCATTCTCAAGCCCAGCGCGGGGCAGGCCTGTAATGAGCAGGCGGTACAGGAGACGCTGCACGACAAGTTGCCGCGCCATTTCGATTACCTGGAACAGCAGCTCGGGGCGGGGCCGTATTTCCTCGACGAGCTATCGATGGCCGACATCGCAGTCGCCTGCCAGCTGGTCAATATGGAGCACGGCGGCGAGCAACTCGATGCCTCACGCTGGCCGCGGCTGGCCGCGCACTATGCACGCATGAAGGCGACCGAGTCCCTGGCAAGCGTGTTGCCGGGCGAACAGCGGATGAATACCAAGCTCATCGAGATGGGCAAAGCCGCCAAAGCCTGAAACCGCATCGGTATCGCCCACCTCAGCGGGCGGTACCGAGCAGCTGCCTACCGACCCACTGGCGCGCGAACTGATAGGCACAACGTCCGTTGCGGTTGCCTCGCCCGGTCGCCCAGCGAACCGCCTCCTTCTCCAGTTCGTCGTCCCACGCCCAGCGCAGCGAAGCCTCGCCTGCCAGCGCACCGACCCAGTGGCGCACGACGTCCAGATAGTGCGGCTGACTGAATGGGTAGAACGACAGCCAGAGACCAAATCGATCCGACAGGGCAATCTTGTCCTCGACGGCCTCGTTGGGGTGCAGTTCGCCGTCGACCATCTGCCAGTTCTCGTTATCGCTCTGTCGCTCGGGCACCAGGTGGCGACGGTTGGAGGTGGCATACAGCAACACGTTTTCAGGCGCCCGCTCCAGAGAGCCATCGAGCACGCTCTTGAGCACTCGATAGTCGCCCTCCCCCGACTCGAACGAGAGATCGTCGCAGAACAGCACGAAAGAAAACGCCTGCCCCGAGAGCGCTTCGACCACGCGCGGCAGATCGGCGAGATGATCCCGTTCGATCTCCACCAGCCGCAGCCCGTCCTCGGCATGCCTGGCCAGCAACGCACGAACCAGCGACGATTTGCCGGTGCCGCGTGCGCCCCACAGCAACGCATGGTTGGCCGGCATGCCGGCGATGAATTGGCGTGTATTGGCTTCGAGCAAATCACGCTGCCGGTCTACCCCGATCAGGTCATCCAGCGAAAGATCGAGACTGACTTTCAGCGGCGCAAGAAAGCCGCTAGCCCCATTGCGCTGCCAGCGCGCGGCCAAGGTCTGCGACCAGTCGATCTCCGGGCAAGGCTCGGGCAGCAGGGGTTCGACACGCGCCAGCACCGCTTCAGCGCGCCGCAGAAAAGCGCTCAACTCGGCATCCATTCGATACCACTCCGATCATGAGATTGAGGGCCCGCGTTGATGCGGGCTAAAGATACTGTTCGATCACAGCGCCCAGCGTCTCCGGCGGGGTTCGCGAGGAATAGCGCCGCACCGTGCGCCCCCCGTCAGCCACCAGAAACTTGGTGAAGTTCCACTTGATCGCCTTGCTTCCCAACAGGCCGGGCGCCCGCTTCTTCAACTCGACGAACAGCGGATGAGCCTCACCGCCGTTGACCTCCACCTTGGCGAACAGCGGGAAGCTGACGCCGAAACGGCGCTCGCAGAATGCGGCGATTTCGGACTCGCTGTCCGGCTCCTGGCCGCCGAATTGGTCGCAGGGAAAGCCAAGCACCACCAGACCGCGGTCACGATAGGTGCGCCAGAGCTGCTCGAGACCTTTGTACTGCGGAGTAAAGCCGCACTGGCTGGCGGTATTGACGATCAGCAACACCTTGGCCGGGTAGTCCGCCAGCGTGCGGAGCTGCCCATCGATGGTGGTGCAAGGCAGGTCGAAAAGCGCGTCGTGCATACGTTGCCCTGAGGGTTCAGGCCTCGCGTGGCTGAAGTTCGAGCGAAGCGGAATTGATGCAGTAGCGCAGCCCTGTCGGCGGCGGCCCATCGGGAAAAACGTGCCCCAGGTGCGCCTCGCAACGGGCGCAGCGCACCTCGATGCGATGCATGCCATGGCTGAAATCATCCAGCTCGGTAATGGCCGCCTCGTTGATGGGCGCCGAATAGCTCGGCCAGCCACAGCCGGAATCGAACTTGCTGGACGAATCGAACAGCGGCTCGCCGCAGCAGACGCATTTATAGGTCCCCGGTGTCTTGGTGTCGTTGTAACGCCCCGTGAAGGGACGCTCGGTGGCGCCGAGTCGGCAGATGCGGAACTGCTCGTCGGATAGCTCCGCGCGCCAGGCTTCGAGCGGCTTGTCCAGCTTGTCCATCGATACACCTCGTCTGTGGAAAAAAGCCCGATCTGTACCTTTTCCGCCCATCGGGCCGCACGTATGATGCGTTCCTTCTTCGACGCCTAGTCTGGCAGCGGGGTTTCTCGCTGCCAAGGCGCCCGGGTTCAACCAGCGCAGCCTAGCTCGGGACGGGTGCGCTTCACTTCGGGACACTCTGGAATCATGCAGGTCAGCAAATCGAACAAGCTTGCCAATGTCTGCTACGACATTCGCGGGCCGGTGCTCAAGCACGCCAAACGCCTGGAAGAGGAAGGCCATCGTATCCTCAAGCTGAACATCGGCAACCCGGCACCCTTCGGTTTCGAGGCCCCGGAGGAAATCCTCCAGGACGTCATCCGCAACCTGCCGACCGCCCAGGGCTACAGCGACTCGAAAGGTCTGTTCAGCGCCCGCAAGGCGATCATGCAGTACTACCAGCAGAAGCAGGTCGAAGGCATCGGCATCGAGGACATCTACCTGGGCAACGGCGTGTCCGAGCTCATCGTGATGTCCATGCAAGCGTTGCTGAACAACGGCGATGAGGTGCTCATCCCGGCGCCGGACTACCCGCTGTGGACCGCAGCCGTGAGCCTGGCCGGCGGCAAGCCGGTGCACTATCTGTGCGACGAGCAGGCCAACTGGTGGCCGGACCTTCAGGACATGAAGGCCAAGATCACCCCCAACACCAAGGCTCTGGTGCTGATCAACCCGAACAATCCGACCGGCGCGGTCTACCCGAAGGAAGTGCTCGAGGGCATGGTGGAGCTGGCCCGCCAGCATCGCCTGGTGATCTTTTCGGACGAAATCTACGACAAGATCCTGTATGACGATGCGGTACACATCTCGACCGCCTCGCTGGCGCCGGACGTGCTCTGCCTGACCTTCAACGGGTTGTCCAAGTCCTATCGCGTCGCCGGATTCCGCTCCGGCTGGGTCGCGATTTCCGGGCCGAAACAGAGGGCACAGAGCTACATCGAAGGCCTCGATATCCTGGCCAACATGCGGCTGTGCGCCAACGTTCCTTCGCAGCACGCGATCCAGACCGCGCTGGGCGGCTACCAGAGCATCAACGACCTGGTGCTGCCTCCGGGCCGCCTGCTCGAGCAGCGCAACCGCACCTGGGAGTTGCTCAACGACATCCCCGGCATCAGCTGTGTGAAGCCGATGGGTGCGTTGTATGCCTTTCCGCGCATCGACCCGAAAATCTGCCCGATTCACAACGACGAAAAATTCGTGCTCGATCTGT is part of the Stutzerimonas balearica DSM 6083 genome and harbors:
- a CDS encoding rhodanese-like domain-containing protein, with translation MRTAHDLVELARPQIHEVQLSEAQATINAADVLIDVREPDEYANGHIPGAINIPRGVLEFKLTATPELAARDLQLFIYCKTSGRAALAALSLKEMGYLKVSSLAGGFDAWSAAEMPIAKPASIDFD
- a CDS encoding DUF2141 domain-containing protein encodes the protein MKSTLILGALAMLAASPSYAEQLEVVLKGVQHDKGQLRVGLYAEPKTFRKERLAFATQQAAAKQGEVSVVFDDVPPGRYAIMAYHDENSNGELDRRFGMFPTEGYALSNNPKVMGPPAFDDSAFDVGKQPARLELQMRY
- a CDS encoding YgaP family membrane protein; protein product: MKTNVGTIDRAARIVIGLVLIVLALTGVIGAWGWIGLLPLATGVFRVCPAYSLLGINTCGRKA
- a CDS encoding YeeE/YedE family protein, which gives rise to MRRLMAFAAGLIFGFGLLLSGMADPAKVVGFLDLAGRWDPSLALVMLGAIGMAIVPFAWAKRRSRSLLGAPMALPSKRELDGRLIGGSLLFGVGWGLAGICPGPALVLLLTGYWQVVLFVAAMLAGMALFSALEHRRNH
- a CDS encoding YeeE/YedE family protein codes for the protein MTLDWAGFTPVTALSGGLLIGLAAAIFVLFNGRIAGISGLLGGLLERQTEGREEKALFLLGLLVAPLIWGLFAQQPAPEFQVGWLGTLIAGLLVGVGTRFGSGCTSGHGVCGISRLSPRSIVATLAFMLAGFVTVFVLRHLFGG
- a CDS encoding ArsR/SmtB family transcription factor, with translation MSDHSSPSLDMAQLRANAAMAGQLLKALANPDRLLLLCQLCQGERNVSELEALLGIQQPTLSQQLGVLRREKLVATRREGKQIYYRISSAPALAVIETLYQQFCEGKES
- a CDS encoding metal-sensing transcriptional repressor, with the translated sequence MNDQPSKLPEQQQAMLKRLARVEGQIRGIQAMIRRGEDCEAIAQQFSAARSALDKSYRLMLTCLLEEALTDGSQATGEALERVRTIFTKYT
- a CDS encoding glutathione S-transferase family protein, translated to MSLTLFGAPLSPFVRKARLCLQEKGLDYTLEVVMPFTPPEWYLALNPLGRIPALKDGDLSLADSSVICQYIEEAYPQTTPLYGASAADRARVRWLEKYADYELAPLCTFTVFRNRILKPSAGQACNEQAVQETLHDKLPRHFDYLEQQLGAGPYFLDELSMADIAVACQLVNMEHGGEQLDASRWPRLAAHYARMKATESLASVLPGEQRMNTKLIEMGKAAKA
- a CDS encoding ATP-binding protein, whose amino-acid sequence is MDAELSAFLRRAEAVLARVEPLLPEPCPEIDWSQTLAARWQRNGASGFLAPLKVSLDLSLDDLIGVDRQRDLLEANTRQFIAGMPANHALLWGARGTGKSSLVRALLARHAEDGLRLVEIERDHLADLPRVVEALSGQAFSFVLFCDDLSFESGEGDYRVLKSVLDGSLERAPENVLLYATSNRRHLVPERQSDNENWQMVDGELHPNEAVEDKIALSDRFGLWLSFYPFSQPHYLDVVRHWVGALAGEASLRWAWDDELEKEAVRWATGRGNRNGRCAYQFARQWVGRQLLGTAR
- a CDS encoding glutathione peroxidase: MHDALFDLPCTTIDGQLRTLADYPAKVLLIVNTASQCGFTPQYKGLEQLWRTYRDRGLVVLGFPCDQFGGQEPDSESEIAAFCERRFGVSFPLFAKVEVNGGEAHPLFVELKKRAPGLLGSKAIKWNFTKFLVADGGRTVRRYSSRTPPETLGAVIEQYL
- the msrB gene encoding peptide-methionine (R)-S-oxide reductase MsrB; translation: MDKLDKPLEAWRAELSDEQFRICRLGATERPFTGRYNDTKTPGTYKCVCCGEPLFDSSSKFDSGCGWPSYSAPINEAAITELDDFSHGMHRIEVRCARCEAHLGHVFPDGPPPTGLRYCINSASLELQPREA
- a CDS encoding pyridoxal phosphate-dependent aminotransferase; translation: MQVSKSNKLANVCYDIRGPVLKHAKRLEEEGHRILKLNIGNPAPFGFEAPEEILQDVIRNLPTAQGYSDSKGLFSARKAIMQYYQQKQVEGIGIEDIYLGNGVSELIVMSMQALLNNGDEVLIPAPDYPLWTAAVSLAGGKPVHYLCDEQANWWPDLQDMKAKITPNTKALVLINPNNPTGAVYPKEVLEGMVELARQHRLVIFSDEIYDKILYDDAVHISTASLAPDVLCLTFNGLSKSYRVAGFRSGWVAISGPKQRAQSYIEGLDILANMRLCANVPSQHAIQTALGGYQSINDLVLPPGRLLEQRNRTWELLNDIPGISCVKPMGALYAFPRIDPKICPIHNDEKFVLDLLLSEKLLIVQGTAFNWPWPDHFRVVTLPRVDDLEQAIGRIGNFLRTYQQ